The following is a genomic window from Streptomyces chrestomyceticus JCM 4735.
AGTACGGACAGGGCCACCCGGGGCGGCCGCAGGCAGTAGCGGGCCAGTTCGGCGCGGAGGGGTTCCAGTACGTCGTCCAGGCCGGCGGCCCAGCCACCGACGATCACCAGTTCCGGGTCGAGGGCCAGCACCAGCGCCGCGACGTCGTGCACCAGCCGCTGGAGGAAACGGTCCATCGCGTCCCGGGCCCGCGCGTCCCCGTCACGCGCGAGGGCGAACACCCGCGCCACCTGTGCCTCGTCCAACGGGTGCAGCGGCTGCCCGGTCGTGGACAGCAGCTTCTCCGGGGTGGCCTCGCGCCCCAGTAGGTGCAGTGCGCCGATCTCCCCGGCGGCGCCGCCGAAGCCCCGGTGCAGCCGCCCGCCGATCAGCGCGCCCGCCCCCGGGCTCAGCCCGGCGAGGACGAACACGATGTCGTCCGAAGCGGCGGCCGCGCCCTTCCAGTGCTCGGCCACGGCGGCGGCGTTCGCGTCGTTCTCCACCAGGACGGGGCACCGGAAGGAGCGGCGCAGCCGGTCGCCCAGCGGCAGGCCGGTCCAGCCCGGGAGCGCCGTGCCCAGCCGTACGGTGCCGTCCGCCTCCACGATGCCGGGACTGCCCACCCCGACCGCCCGCAGCGAACTGCGGGCCACGCCCGCCCGCCGCAGCAGCTCGGCCACCGCGGCCCGTACCTTCTCCAGCCGGTCGTCGGCGGACGCCGACTCCTCGACCGCCCGCTGCGCGGAGCCGAGCACCCGCCCGCCGAGGTCCGACAGCAGGGCGGCCACCCGGTGCGGGCCGATCTCGATGCCGAGCAGATGCCCGGCCTCCGTACGGAAGCGGAAGCGGCGAGCCGGGCGGCCCTGGCGGCGGGCGGTGCCTTCGTCGGCGGGCGCCTCGGCCACCAGGCCGGCCTCGATGAGGCCCTCGACCACGCCCTCGACGGTGGGCCGGGACAGGCCGGTCACTTCCACGAGGTGGGTGAGCGTCGGGGAGTCTGCGGCGCGCAGCGCGTGCAGTACCACCGCGGAGTTGATCCGTCGCAGCAGGGAGGGGTCCCCGCCGGTTAGCCGCCCCAACGTCCGTCTCCCTCGCATTGCGTGTGTGGCGGATCGTAGCCGGTCAGCCGGTGTGCGGCGAGTCCCGGGCACCGCGCCGGGGCTTCCCGGCGGGCTGTACGGGCGGCTGCACGGTGGCCGTGGGCCGGTGCGCGTTCCGCCGATTTTCGGAACTCGGCGGGAGCCGCCGAGATCCCCCGGAGCCTGACGCGGAGCCAATTGTCAGACCCTGGCTGTTTACTGACGGCATGACGCACACGACCACCACCGCACAGCATCTCACCGCCATCGACCTCCTCCTCCGCCGCGACTTCCCCGACGAGCCGGTCCGCTCCGCCATGGTCCAGAGCGGCCCGGGATTCCACGTCGCCCAGTTGCGCGGCGACGAGCAGCTCTGGGACGCCGACCCGGCGGACGTCGAGGAGACCGCGCAGGAGTACCGCGCCGAGCTGGAGGGACTCATATCGGCTCTCTGTTTACGCTGGGGCGAGCCCGAGCTGCTCGACCTCGCGGGCCATCTGGAGCGGGTGGCCATGGGGATGCCGGTCCGGCCGCCGCTCGACGTCCTGTGCGGCCAGGTCCCGCGGGTGCACGCCTGGCGTGCCGAAGGGCGCTGGATCGCGGTCGGCCTGGGGGAGGGCGGGCCGGAGATGCCGGTCTTCCAACTGCTGGCGGCGGTGGGCCGGGCGGATGCGGTGCGCTGACCACGGGAAACGGGTGGCGGCGGCGGTGCCGCCGGCCCGGTGTGGACCAGTTGCACCGCCACCGCCACCCGTTCGGGGCCCGTGGGATGCGGGGGCCGCGCGCGGACCGTACCGGCGCGGCCGTCCCTGCCTCGTTCTGCGGGCTGTCCGCCCGGCTCGGCCTACTTGTCCTGGTCGTGCTGCTTGTCGCGGTGGTGCGCCCAGGGGTGCCGCAGCCGGATCCAGATGTCCCGGGCCTGGCGTCCCGCCTCGGTCCGGCTGTGCGCCACCAGCTCGCGGGCCTGTTCCGG
Proteins encoded in this region:
- a CDS encoding ROK family transcriptional regulator, which encodes MGRLTGGDPSLLRRINSAVVLHALRAADSPTLTHLVEVTGLSRPTVEGVVEGLIEAGLVAEAPADEGTARRQGRPARRFRFRTEAGHLLGIEIGPHRVAALLSDLGGRVLGSAQRAVEESASADDRLEKVRAAVAELLRRAGVARSSLRAVGVGSPGIVEADGTVRLGTALPGWTGLPLGDRLRRSFRCPVLVENDANAAAVAEHWKGAAAASDDIVFVLAGLSPGAGALIGGRLHRGFGGAAGEIGALHLLGREATPEKLLSTTGQPLHPLDEAQVARVFALARDGDARARDAMDRFLQRLVHDVAALVLALDPELVIVGGWAAGLDDVLEPLRAELARYCLRPPRVALSVLGEAAVATGALRLALDHVEGELFAVDGAVTARG